aaaaaaatgcattagttgCAATATAAGTCAGGAATTCCTATGATTAATTACTTGTCTAATTGGAAGTTATGATGTGTAAGAGTGATTATTATTGTTGTCAATTTGTcttgttatttagatacatTATGAAATTATTGTTTCAGAGGGACCATATACGTTAATTATAATTTCAGTCTTATAACTAAAGGCCATAAGTATAAGCTCATCTTTTGCCATACTATTCTCcatcctttatttttatttgtgtaaaatatttatagtaataaaacaattttacctaaactattttttattcCAAACTGACCAGCGGCCATAGGCGCATGAGCCTGACCGCGACACAATGAGATTTGATGATTGcataaataaattttttttaggTGCGACATAGTGCCACCAATCCCATGAATTTGTGCCGTATACTTTTCAAGATTTCGCGGTACTATTGTTGGTCGGACAGGGATACGATGATCCTGACCCGATCGCACCACACTAGTGTTAGTGTGGTGCGTGTACACATCACATCTCACAAATTAATGTAATTGGTGGCATTAAATAGGACCTAAAAAATGATGAATTTGTGCAATCATCAAATCACAATATTGTGTTGTGATCGGGCCAGGATCCAGGCGTCACGCATCCTGGGTCGACCGCAATGCatcgccatctacttcagctgtcatATTTCAGGCTACATAGTCTTCAATCTTCATACATATTTTCCTGCTTACAAGTCAAAAATATGATTTCCGTAAAGTAAACCAGATGTAAATGAAACTCATATAattacctaattttatttaaattaatttattaaacaacaAACATCTAATAGTTGGCTTCCCACGCCTCCCTCTCCTTGCGTTCCTTCTCGACCTGCTTGACGACGGGGCTGAGGTACAGCACATCCTCCTCGAGCTTGGTCCACTCCTCCTTGGGCAGGATGGTCTTCTGAAGGGAGAGCTGCATGGCGCGGATGATGCGGAAGTTGCGCTCGTCGACCACGTGTGCGGGGATGCGGCGCAGGGCCTCCTGCACGTCTTGGTTTTCATACAAGCAGTCGTCGCGCATTAGGCCTGCAGattgaaatatgtataatcAAATACCTGTTAGATGTGAAACAAGATAGTGGGTGTgtattaataaacaaacgaatTAAGGGATAGAGGGTGGGTCAGTTGGTTGTGGGATTCATGTTACACAGTGATGTTTAAAATGAGTGTTACTTCAATTATATGTCATCGGCTAGGTTTGTGTCACTCTTAAACACTTTCTATTCTATGGGTCTGAGCTGTACTATTTCCTTACTCAACTGACAAGGGGGAAAGGTAATGTTTTTCCTTATATCAATGTTAAACCATGTAGATAGGGTATTGATCTGTGCACTGTTGACATTTTAGTATCTGCTGAGGTATTTTAAATCACATTGGTTATATCCAAAAATTTGTAAGTAAACTGATTTGAATGTAACTTACCATATTTGTTAAATCCTGACAAATTATAAGCCCATTGTTTCATGCTGCCTGGAAAAAATAATTTGCGTTATATAACAAGAAAATACTATAGAGACAACGAATATACGAGTGTTGTAACTtgaaacttttaaataaaacatcaaTATATTTCTTACTTAAACGAACTGCAGTAGCTCGGAGTGCCATTTTTGCTAAATTTACAACAGAAAAGTTGTAATTTAGTGGTCAATAACCAAATTTAGATTTTTCTTCTACTCAAATGTCAAAGTCAACATGTGAGAGGTGTATTTTCATAAgagataacaagaaataaatgGTCCAAATCATGCTTGCACCGATTAACCGTTTGGTATGGTTTCTTGTTTAATTTGTCTATTGCGCTTCTCATATATTATGCACTATATACTTGATTGTATGTCCCATAGAACTATGCATGACATATTATTCtactttttgatataaataataaaaaaatattttattaggttcGATTGGACCAAGTTTGTCTTAGTTTTTTTCAATACAAATAGAAAAATACTCTTATCACTACAACTGGGCCTAGggatgtgtataataattatcgAGTAAATGGGGTTAGTCAGACCAAGATAAAATTGCAACGATATTTATAGGACACGCAGtgcaattgttattttaaaagtcagacttctatgaaattatgaagttTAAAGCGATTAACTAATTACTGggttatgggataaaaaaaccCGATAACTGAGGGGTCTGGAGGCCTACCGCAAACaccaaagttcgcaaattgcaggtatctttctctgtcactctaattacgccataattggagtaaaagagaaaaatgcccgtaaTATatccggtctggcctagtggggaGTGAGCCTGGGAAACTGATACCGAATCcctgcatttatttgtgtgatgaaatgaacacaaatatttgttcctgagtcatgggtgttttctatgtatataagtaggtacaatgatttataactcaagataggttaatgcgttccaaaattgaagcgctttccttgtgacaaattggacaagttgcctttagtcgcggctggacaagcgagaaatgtgcacgtactaacaagctcccgcacaccgaaagagaaagagacgaccttatgtttaacaacgagtgtgacaaagatggatggaatgag
This region of Cydia amplana chromosome 4, ilCydAmpl1.1, whole genome shotgun sequence genomic DNA includes:
- the LOC134663140 gene encoding cytochrome b-c1 complex subunit 7-like; the encoded protein is MALRATAVRLSSMKQWAYNLSGFNKYGLMRDDCLYENQDVQEALRRIPAHVVDERNFRIIRAMQLSLQKTILPKEEWTKLEEDVLYLSPVVKQVEKERKEREAWEANY